A segment of the Pan paniscus chromosome 9, NHGRI_mPanPan1-v2.0_pri, whole genome shotgun sequence genome:
aatatctagtGTTTGCTGCAACAGATATGTATTCATAATGAATATATGGAGttgatacatatatgtacacataggtgtgtgtgtatatgtatataatgagtGTATTAATATTGTCAAATTGAATTGAGAAGGCATTAATGAATGATGAAGTTATTGCTTTCATAACATTCAGGTTTTAGACTTGACTTTAAATTAGTAAGGTAATGATGAGCGATGCAAAATAGTGAAACTAAAACAATGAGAAAGCTCCCCAAAATATCCTACTTTAGAAATCAAAACACAATTTTTTGAACAAGTAAATTTATAAGACCTAATTTGGTATGTGATTGTGATTGTCATCTCACTTGAATCTCAATCTTATTAAACTGTGTAAAATTTCTTACAATGTCTTAGATGAGttctggaaaatatttgcaattctaAGATTTTTCACTGCTTTCACTTAAATTCAGAAGTGATATCAAACTAGCAGCTTTATGCTGCTTTATGCTAAAGGACTTAAAATTGCCAAAACAAAGATTATAGTTTttatattagtcagagttctccagacaGAACCATAGGATGTGTACGTATATGTGTGCAGATACATTTATCGGCCATTTGAGTCAGCCACAAACCACatatggtggtcccataagattataataccaatatgtttactgtaccttttctgtattcatttatatttagatacacaaatagttatcattgtgttacagttgcctacagtatgcAGTACAGaacatactgtacaggtttgtagcctattgtaggaacaataggctatagTGTATAccataggtgtgtagtaggctataccatctagatttgtgtggTATATTCTAtcatattaaaacaataaaaccacctggctgggcactgtggcgcgtgcctgtaatcccagcactttggaaagccaaagtgggcagataacctgaggccagaagttcaagtgcagcctggccaagatggcaaaaccccatctctactaaaaaaatacaaaaattagccaggcctagtgtCACGTTcccgtaatcccaggtacttgggaacctgatgcaggagaatcactctgaacctggaggcggaggttacagtgagctgagatcacgccactgcatttcagcctgcgtgacagaaggatactctgtctcaaaaaaaaggaaaacaaaaaaaactaaaaacacctgacacatttctcagaacatacatCTGTCCACAAGCTATACATGATTCTACATGGGACAGAATTCATCAGGAAAATTAATTTGCTTGATTATGGAGTCTAGAGAGTTCCAATATAGGCTGTTTCTAAGCTGGTGTCCTGAGAATACCGGTATCCTGGCTAAGCTCAAGTCTGAAAGCTTCAGAAAAAGTTTCAGGAGAGAGACGGAGGAAGTTgccttttttctgcctttttctttatatctgaggtgtcagctgattggatggtgcccacacACATTGAGAGATGAGGCTCCCACTCAGCTCACCAACTCACATATCTCTCTTCTctagaaacaccttcacagactcACCCACAAACAATGCTTCACTAGTTCCCTAGGTATTGGTTAATCCAGTCAGACTGATACCTAAAATTCACCATCACACCATGGAAATATAATTACACCTCTCTGAGTTTAACAAAAACCTCCTATATGTTAGTTCAGAGTTTGCACAGCCCTAGGGGAAGTTAATTTAatccacaagaaaataaaaagacccaATATCTTTAATAACTTTTCTTTTCCCTACTAGTGAACCTTGATTGGTTTAATTGcagtctttttctttgtttatttggttggttggcttttttttttaattttgttttgatttgggtctttgtttttaatttaatttaattttaagtcctGGGATAACTGCAGGACTTGCAGgcttgttatgtaggtaaacttgtgccatggtggtttgctgcctgGCTTTTGTGACCCTCTATAAAAATATGTCATAGAACCATCTTCTCATATTTCTTTGGCCATCTTCTCATATTTCTTTGGCCCAGGTAGTTTTTTCCCACTCTTTCATAGTCATTCATCAGTTATTGAAAGAAGAATAGGGACAACTATGATTTATTCTGACCACTTAGAATCAAAACCCAATTTCCAGATCTACGTTCAGAAAATGGGTAGTTGAATAGGTTCGTATTATGCTACAGACAGGAACTAGGAGTAGAAGGGACTGTGAGTGCTCTAGTTAGTAATATCTGTTATAAAGCCAGGAGACTCCCTCTATGTGTAAATTTTTAAGTTTGTAACAGAAGAAATAGTTTGTTGTACTTTAATGAACACtgtcaagagaagaaaatataactATCACATATCTCCACATGTTTAGAAGCTTTTCATCAACCCAGGCCCCAAAATGACATGTTTCTCTTTGTTCCTCAGAAACATGAATTCTGGAATCTTACAGATCTTTCAGAGGGAACTCATCTGCCCCATCTGCATGAACTCCTTCATAGACCCGGTCACCGTAGACTGTGGGCACAGCTTTTGCAGGCCTTGTTTCTACCTCAACTGGAAAGACAGCCCATTTCTTGTCCAGTGCTCTGAATGCACAAAGTCAACAGGGCAGATAAACCTCAAAACCAACATTCATTTCAAGAAGATGGCTTCTCTTGCTAGAAAAGTCAGTCTCTGGCTATTCCTGAGCTCTGAGGAGCAAATGTGTGGCACTCACAGGGAGACAAAGAAGATGTTCTGTGAAGTGGACAGGAGCCTGCTCTGTTTGCTGTGCTCCAGCTCTCAGGAGCACCGGGATCACAGACACTGTCCCATTGAGTCGGCTGCTGAGGAACACCGGGTAAGTGATGGCTCTGAAGATCGATTTCTGTAAAGGATGCATAAAATTCCTGTGGGTCTATTTTCTTGGAGACTGGATAAAACAAACTCTGAGTCCCTTTAAGCAGCTTTGTTTGGGCTTTCTTAGCTTCCAACCTCTGGGCTTTGACAAACATGAAGGGAAACAAAGGAAATGCCATTTACTAGGGGTTTATTTGTCTCTCATTCTGGGGCCCCTCCCTATGTCATGGTCTGCACTGGTGCTTCAATTTATGGCTCTTTTGCAGGAGAAGCTTTTACAGAAAATGCAGTCTTTGTGGGAAAAAGCTTGTGAAAATCACAGAAACCTGAATGTGGAAACCACCAGAACCAGATGCTGGAAGGTTAGTCCTGTACTACTCTACCTTCTCCAGGAACTTATGGTGGGCAAATGGGTGACTCTTAAAATAGGAACTTGATATCAAACTGTAATGTTTCTGGGattcagtaaaaaaaaagaaaaaaaaagcgagAGAAAACATTGAGAAAAAGTGGCCTCATTTTTATATAGAATAGTATGCCTGTTAGGTAGGATTTCTAAGAAAACTACTGATGTCACCCAAAGCATGCTGGTTTGTTTCATACAAACCTATAGTTATACACCAACAGATCCAAGAAACTGGGCCATCTCACAGCATTCTATATTTGCTGGATGGATAAATGCTAGGCAAAAGGGTTATTTGGCAGTCATGGAATGCTCAACTGAAACTTCTGTGTCGGTCAGCATTAATCTGAATGCTAGTGTGCAAGTAGTATTTGGAATTGTATGGAAAATTTGAGGCAGAAAAAGTGACAGGGCAAATCTAGGGAAACCATGAAATTAAGAATCTCAACtaattaatattgaaaaatacATAACATACGATGAGAAAAGTGGTGAGAAATACGGATTTGTGTCTTGAGGGAGACATGTAAACATGCCAGAAATATGGGAACTAGTATCTAAATATAAGGAGAACTCTGAGGACttcagaaaaacattaaaaataattttctctttgtggATGTATATTTTGAGGGAATGATAGCTAATATTAGTTTGTTGAAAAGTATTTCATGAGAACCTAGTCTATGttgaatattaaattagaaaatatactagtaaagaagaaaggaagcacCTTTGTCCTCACAAATCATACAATCCAAATAAGAGAGTCAAATGGTCAATACACAATTATATGTAATACATGATGTATTTGAGTGTGGTAGGTTTTTTGTTGGAGAATAATCAAGCAGGGAAGTAGAAAAGGACAATAGAGGCCAGAAACTGGAGATTAGTGTTTGagttttaaatagggtggtcagaAAAAAGACTCACTGAAAAATTCAaattgaaacaaagttttgaagaGGAGGGGGAACACAAAtgtgtgtgtggatatatatGTGGACCatgagtgtgtatatgtatgtatgtgtgtgtggttgtgtgtatatatatatgtatgtatgtatgtgtgtgtgtaattctaGTTGGAGAGAATAGCATATGCAGTAATTTTGAGTTTGTGTATATTTGGAGGCCAGAGGAACCACAAAGAAGTCTATGTTTCAGATTGGGATGACttagaaaaagaatagaaggaaatgaATTCAGGGAGACAAAGATGGCCAAATCATAAATGCAGCCTTATTAGGATAGGTTTTGCTGGGTGAAATGCACTTAGCTGGACATGCTAGTCTAAGGTCATTTTACATATAATGAGTTTAAGCAACTTGTTGCATAtctcagaaatagaaataattgttTCCATTCTAGTAACTATAGCCCTATACTCCAACTCTTAAGCATGAACTCTTCTTACTTTTCCATAAATATGGGTTGGAATAGCGAAATTcaaattgtgtttttttattttcaactatCTTAGAAAACACATTATCTtgaataaatttaatgtaattggtCAGATACAGCTATGTTGATCTTtacacagaagaaaggaaaggaacaaaATTTGTAGATTCTAAGAACTGGCAAGACAGAGGTTTGAACTATTGGACGTTCGAGAGACAAAAGGAATCAGTGAGATTTAATAGGAGATGGATATATACATTTCTCTTTTGACTAACCCATTATCACTGCAGGATTATGTGAATTTAAGGCTAGAAGCAATTAGAGCTGAGTATCAGAAGATGCCTGCATTTCaccatgaagaagaaaaacataatttggaGATGCtgaaaaagaaggggaaagatATTTTTCATCGACTTCATCTAAGTAAAGCCAAAATGGCTCATAGGATGGAGATTTTAAGAGGAATGTATGAGGAGCTGAACGAAATGTGCCATAAACCAGATGTGGAGCTACTTCAGGTACAAACTCGCCATGTGGTTTCAGGTTTttgaatattcacatgtataaGTATTTTCCTCATGGCTGAAATCCATCTCCCTAATTTTATTTCCATGATGTGTTTTCAAAAACACATTCACATAACTAATGCTACTTTGTTGGGAGAGTATAGCCCCACTAAGGGATTCTACCAGGCCAAAGGTCCCTCCTACTTTATCCACCAGCCACAAAACTTTGTGGAATGGTCAAGGTAACAGCCCCAAGAAATATTCCCCATCTAATTCAATAATATACTTTGGGTTGTTAAACATGTATAGAATAGTGAgtgattcatttacatttaggTTAATTTGTAAACATGGCAAGATCAGAAGTTTTGGGAATCTAGGTTTGCATTAACATTATTTTGGGGTCCACTCATTTGGGTAACAGGTTCAGTtaaagatgactgagtaggttTTTCATGGTTACCACAGAGCATAGACCTTCTGGGCCTCTTCTCCCTTCACTTGTTTAGAGAATGTCTTCAAGACTCAGACTTTCCCAGGACGTTAATTAATAACAATATAACTGACTGGGTTTTTCAttacagaagaaatagaaaatactttcCAGAAGAGAAGATGGTAGGGGAATAATATCTTCAGAAACTGAGTACAAATCTCACACTGAACTTAGTGAAAGATGCATCTTGTGAAATGCACtaaatctctcttctttttttttttttcaggcttttGGAGACATATTACACAGGTGAGTGTGTACCTAGATTTTAGCATATGTTCTTTAAGATTCCACGACTATCAAAGCAGGCTTTATTAAAGTCATGGCATAAATAATTAAGATATtgataccacttttttttttgcatctacttTCGTTCCCACACCTTAAAAGACAAGGCCAcgaagtaaataaatgaataaaagaagagtgaactaaaacaaacaatttgattcctgatttttttttttttttttgagacggtgtctggctccgtagcccaggctggagtgcaatggcgcgatctcggctcactgcaagctccgcctcccgggttcacaccattcccctgcctcagcctcccgagtaccggggactacaggcgcctgccaccacaaccggctaattttttgtatttttagtagagacggggtttcaccatgttagccaggatggtctctatctcctgaccccgtgatccgcccgcctcggcctcccaaagtgttgggattacaggcgtgaaccaccgcgcccggcccctgattttgttttattgcttGAAAGCCTGCACAGGAGAAAgataagagttttgttttgtggaTGGTGAGAAAGTCAccagaggaagcaggagagaagaggaggaagtatTTTAGCAGTGAAAAAgtgttgatgttttgttttttatacatatatacatatcagtTAACAGTTCTGAAAAATAGATTGAAAAAAACTGTGGAGTGTTAGAACTGTATAAGTCTCTAGGGAAGTTCTTTGCTAAAAGGGGAGAGAACAAGTTTCCATTCTTTATCTTGAGAAGGAAGCAGTGGATGCATCAGTCTCCCCAGAACCCCGCTATTTCAGACAAAGGTGTCAGGGGAGTCTGCCAAGAAGTGGAACTCAGAATTTCGTTTCTAAATATTCTCAAGGCCATAAAGCTAAGGAACCTTACACATTTGgggcaaaaaaaaagagaaggatcaGATTGAATTCTGGCTTAGATTCTTCCATCATGCTTTAAAATTTAGAAACTGTAAAGAATTAATTTGCAAAAGGAAGGAATAATTTTTGAATTATCAAATGTGTAGATTCAAAGGATTCTCATGAAATGTCTTTTACATACaaatagtgatttttatttattttatggctgTAGATGTTGTAACTGCAGGTTTTTCCTTGCAGGAGTGAGTCCGTGCTGCTGCACATGCCCCAGCCTCTGAATCCAGAGCTCAGTGCAGGGCCCATCACTGGACTGAGGGACAGGCTCAACCAATTCCGAGGTAAGTCTCCACCCACAGGCAGCACTCCCAGTatctaaatattattattgttaggaTCACATaggtaatatttcatattttatcaaatattttacttcttttaagaCATAAGTGAACAATATAACCATGCAGCCCTTTGGTATCCGTGTCTGTATTTACAGTCAGATTTATAGCATTAAGTTTGAAAGatagtgaaaaagaaatactttctgGCATAATATGTACTGAGTTATATAACGGGAAAAAGGAGTAgtgtagaaaatttaaaaaaggagcaAATGAAATAATGCTCAGAATGGTGAATTATTTAATGTTAAATACAAAATTGTACATTTCTTTAGTGTATTCATTTGAACTGCTAAGAACTGTTCTTTGGGGGAATATAGTTTTCTGGAGATTCTTGggggttttgtatttttttaatgtgtatatattattcatatattgCAAACATTTGAATTAATAGGTAAagctaaaaggaagaaatcatttTGTGAATATAagtaaaattacaaatgaaaataagttCAGTTTAATTGCAATATGAAGAGCTACATGTTAAGTCTAAAATCCAGCTTCAGCCCAGAGCTAGCATGGAGGACAGCAGAGAGACTGGTCAAAGATTTTGCAGAGATCTGCTTTAAATTATCACTTATAACATGTAAATACGGACTTTTATCCAGATACCTAGAGCAGTTCTAGAGTAAGTGAAAATCTTCACTTTCACATTCTTTCCAAAATGATAGCACTagtttttaagaataagaaacatttctaaataatgatCTTGATAACAGCATTACATTTAGGGCATACAATGtataaattttactttgaaaattggATTGAAAGAAGTTGGTCTCACATTTGGCTCTCAATATGTAAGTTTTCAAAAAAACATAATATCTGTGGTTAGGGTTTTGTTTGTCTTGTATATAatattgtgtatataatattaaccatCTCTATACTAGAAGTTACAAGCAAAACTTTTTATGACTTTACATTTGCTGGTAAAGTAACTTCTTGAtagaacaattatttttttcttatttacacGTCTatgcatgttttctctttttttttgcagtgCATATTACTCTGTATCATGAAGAAGCCAACAGTGATATCTTTCTATATGAAATTTTGAAAAGCATGTGTATTGGATGTGACCATCAAGATGTACCCTATTTCACTGCAACACCTGGAAGTTTTCTTGCGTGGGGTGCTCAGACTTTCACCTCGGGCAAATATTACTGGGAGGTCCATGTAGGGGACTCCTGGAATTGGGCTTTTGGTGTCTGTAATATGTATTGGAAAGAGAAGAATCAGAATGAGAAGATAGATGGAGAGGAGGGACTCTTTCTTCTTGGGTGTGTTAAGAATGACATTCAACGCAGTCTCTTTACCACCTCCCCACTTATGCTGCAATATATCCCAAGACCTACCAGCCGAGTAGGATTATTCCTGGATTGTGAGGCTAAGACTGTGAGCTTTGTTGATGTTAATCAAAGCTCCCTAATATACACCATCCCTAATTGCTCTTTCTCACCTCCTCTCAGGCCTATCTTTTGCTGTATTCACTTCTGACCAGAGACAAATCAGAAATGTGTTCACATGCTGTGGGAACCCCTTTATCCCAGGAAGTCCTCTTCCTTGTGCCTTAACATACAGGACAAATAGGCTCTATTTTATATCTTGAATTGCCTTCTAATGTTATCAAAACTCATTTATTGTGTTACTATTAAATATGCTGAAAACACTAAAAGTATATGTATTGGttctttattaaataatttttgaaaaatcattatTCATGATCATGGCATAcagtatattctctttttttctttatttctgactgTCACTGAGTGAAATAATAGATGGCAGACATGTCTGAATGAAGTAAAAATCAATGGAAGACAGTCAGGATCTTTTGCTTCATGCAAAAAACTTGGAGTGAAGCCTCAGTGATAACTGggaaatgtttttcttcctctttatctAACTATATTACACTTATCCATCAGGTTTCATTGTATTAATCTATCCTTTGAGGTAATATTATTTGACCTTCTATGCTGGGCTTTATTTTGCAATTCTCACCAAAGATATGAATAATCCTTCATTAGTAGTGTGCTTGTCTACATTGAAATACACAATGTGATCAGACCAATGCTggattaattgaattttttttaaagtaactaaatATTGACTCCTACCTCAAACCATACACAGTCATTTCCAGATAGTTTGAAGTCCTGAAAGGAAGGGGAACCTGATACAATATTCTCATAAGGATTTCTTAACCAGGGCACAaactaataattaaaacaattagtTCATTTATATTGATAATGATGACTTCTGTGTTTCAAAAAACATTATGCAAACTAGTAGTGGAGAAAGATATTCACCCCAacatacataaagtaaaatataatacatgtatatgatGAATACTTAAAttgtaataaataaaagacagtgAACTCAATAGAAGATTGGctaaaatatctgaacagacactttacaGAATTGGATACATAAATAACTAGCCAAATATAAAAAAGTGCTCACTTTCATTAGTCTTAAAAAAGTAAGAATTAATCCACCAGTTGTGCCACAGGCCCCCATAAAAAATACCAGAATTTAAAGACACACAATATTGTGTGTTGCCAAAGAtacagaataaatgaaatttattcaTGGCTGGAGAGATGTAAATGGATATCCCTTTTGGGAAACTGACTATTAGCATTTCCTATGGGCTAGATATTCTAATTctaaaatatagtcaactgattgcCTACATATACTTCAACATACACAATATTGTTCACTGCATCAATTTGTATAGTAGCTCTAAATTAGACCCAAAATATTCTTCAACTGTAGAATAGCTAAATAAATTTGGTGTATTTATGCAAAATAatcctataaaacaataaataactcACTGAATGCAACAAAGCTGATGAATCTCAGAAACAAGTTAATAAACATATGCCAATTTAAACGATAAAATTGAAGTTAAGAAAAGacttttccatgtatataatatGTTGGTAATTGTAAGCTCTTTATGGGTTCCATAATTACATGAACGCTGTGGAATTATAACTTTTAAGACCCAAAATGTCAAATAATGCATAACGTAGTAGAATAAAAAAGGagcccaggcatggtgtcacacacctccaatcccagcacttggggagaccAAGGTGTGAGAAtggcttgtggccaggagttccagaccaggggaggcaacatagtgagacctcatgtctactaaacattcctttagaaatcagcctggcatgatggcacatgctatagtcccagctactcaggaggctgatgcagcagGATGGCTCGTGCCCAgaagatccaggctgcagtgagccatggtggtGCCCTGCAGTCCAGCCTGTGACAGAATGACAGTCTGTCTCATAATAAAACAAACTATAATTACTTGATATAACACAAACCAATATATTATAAATACGCTAATTATaggtattttaaatattgatttatttaaaataactgagaAAGCTGGGATAGCTACATGTTTGCTTAGACTAGACAAAAGTGCCTTGGGAAGTaagtttaaagtatttttattagagtaAGTGAGGATGAAGTGCTTCATTACAAATGTGATACACACCAGAATCTGCTATGAATAGTCTCATGTCTAGAAGATTTGTGGATATCTAGGTAAGCAGTAATTATTGGGTGCCTGAAGCCTAGCAGTTGCATATTCAGTGTGTCTTCTCTGGAGATGTCTTCTCTggaaagtttgattttttttattatactttaagttctagggtacatgcgcacaacgtgcaggtttgttacatatgtatacatgtgccatgttggtgtgctgcacccattaactcctcatttacattaggtatatctcctaatgctatccctccccctccccccaccccataacaggcccctatgtgtgatgttccccttcctgtgtccaagtgatctcattgttcaattcccacctatgagtgagaacatgcactgtttgtttttttgtccctgtgatagtttgctgagaatgatggtttccagcttcatccatgtccctacaaaggacacgaactcatccttttttatagctgcatagtattccatgttgtatatgtgccacattttcttaatccaggctCTTATTTttggacatttcggttggttccaagtctttgctattgtgaatagtgccacaataaacatatgtgtgcatgtgtttttatatatagcagcatgattcataatcctttgggtatatacccagtaatgggatagctgggtcaaatggtatttctagttctagatccctgaggaatcaccacactgtcttccacaatggttgaactagtttacagtcccgccaacagtgtaaaagtgttcctgcttctccacatcctctccagcacctgttgtttcctgactttttaatgatcgccaatctaactggtgtgagatggtatctcattgtggttttgatttgcatttctctgatagccagtgatgaagaacattttttcatgtgtctgttggctgcataaatgtcttcttttgagaagtgtctgttcatctccttcgcccactttttgatggggttgtttgttttttcttgtaaatttgtttgagttctttgtagattctagatattagccctttgtcagatgagtaggttgcaaaaattttctcccattctgtaggttgcctgttcactctgatgatggtttcttttgctgtgcaggagctctttagtttaattagatcccattggtcaattttggtctttattgccattgcttttggtgttttagacatgaagttcttgtccatgcctatgtcctcaatggtattgcctaggtttaattctagggtttttatggttttaggtcaaacatttaagtctttgatccatcttgaattaatttttgtataaggtgtaaggaagggatccagtttcagctttctacatatggcgagccagttttcccagcaccatttattaaatagggaatcctttccccatttctcgtttttgtcagatttgtcaaagatcagatggttgtagataggtggcattatttctgaggcctctgttctattccattggtctatgtctctgtttcaGTACCAGTccgatgctgttttggttactgtagccttgtagtatagtttgaagtcaggtagtgtgatgcctccagctttgttcttttggcttaggattgacttggccgtgagggctcttttttggttccatatgaatcttaaagtagttttttccagttctgtgaagaaagtcatttgtagtttgatggggatggcattgaatctataaattaccttgggcagtatagccattttcatgatattgattcttcctatccctgAGCATGgtatgttcttccatttgtttgtatcctcttttatttcattgagcagtggtttgcagttctccttgaagaggtccttcacatctctttaagttggattcctaggtattttattctctttgaagcaattgtgaatggaagttcactcatgatttggctctctgtttctctgttactggtgtgtaagaatgcttgtgatttttgcacattgattttgtaccctgtgactttgctgaagttgcttatcagcttaaggagattttgggctgagatgatggggttttctaaacatacaatcgtgtcatctgcaaacagggacaatttgacttcctcttttcctaatcgaataccctttatttctttctcttgcctcattgccctggccagaacttccaatactgtgttggaTAGGAgcggtgagaaagggcatccctgtcttgtgccagttttctaagggcatgcttccagtttttgcccactcagtatgatattggctgtgggtttgtcataaatagctcttattattttgagatatgtcccatcaatacttaatttattgagagtttttagcatgaagggctgttgaattttgtcaaaggccttttctgcatctattgagataatcatgtggtttttgtctttggttctgtttatatgctggattac
Coding sequences within it:
- the LOC117974915 gene encoding putative tripartite motif-containing protein 49B isoform X2, producing MNSGILQIFQRELICPICMNSFIDPVTVDCGHSFCRPCFYLNWKDSPFLVQCSECTKSTGQINLKTNIHFKKMASLARKVSLWLFLSSEEQMCGTHRETKKMFCEVDRSLLCLLCSSSQEHRDHRHCPIESAAEEHREKLLQKMQSLWEKACENHRNLNVETTRTRCWKAFGDILHRSESVLLHMPQPLNPELSAGPITGLRDRLNQFRVHITLYHEEANSDIFLYEILKSMCIGCDHQDVPYFTATPGSFLAWGAQTFTSGKYYWEVHVGDSWNWAFGVCNMYWKEKNQNEKIDGEEGLFLLGCVKNDIQRSLFTTSPLMLQYIPRPTSRVGLFLDCEAKTVSFVDVNQSSLIYTIPNCSFSPPLRPIFCCIHF
- the LOC117974915 gene encoding putative tripartite motif-containing protein 49B isoform X1; protein product: MNSGILQIFQRELICPICMNSFIDPVTVDCGHSFCRPCFYLNWKDSPFLVQCSECTKSTGQINLKTNIHFKKMASLARKVSLWLFLSSEEQMCGTHRETKKMFCEVDRSLLCLLCSSSQEHRDHRHCPIESAAEEHREKLLQKMQSLWEKACENHRNLNVETTRTRCWKDYVNLRLEAIRAEYQKMPAFHHEEEKHNLEMLKKKGKDIFHRLHLSKAKMAHRMEILRGMYEELNEMCHKPDVELLQAFGDILHRSESVLLHMPQPLNPELSAGPITGLRDRLNQFRVHITLYHEEANSDIFLYEILKSMCIGCDHQDVPYFTATPGSFLAWGAQTFTSGKYYWEVHVGDSWNWAFGVCNMYWKEKNQNEKIDGEEGLFLLGCVKNDIQRSLFTTSPLMLQYIPRPTSRVGLFLDCEAKTVSFVDVNQSSLIYTIPNCSFSPPLRPIFCCIHF